A single genomic interval of Stieleria maiorica harbors:
- the ruvA gene encoding Holliday junction branch migration protein RuvA — translation MILNIAGKLTQVTESSIAIESSPFEYEVLVGDYTRRQLQSKVGQSIRLHTMDYIEGNAQGGGRLTPRLVGFATEPERQFFDLFCSVDGVGVKKALRAMVRPVKELAVMIEQQDAKGLSALPGIGPATSERIIAKLRRKMPRFALMVDQAGPAGETDSESNQVVSETFDALVTLGHAEAEARRLIDEALATKKKFKDTEALLTAIYQKSI, via the coding sequence GTGATTCTGAACATCGCCGGAAAACTGACGCAGGTAACCGAGTCGTCGATCGCGATTGAGTCATCGCCGTTCGAATACGAGGTCTTGGTCGGTGACTACACGCGCCGGCAACTGCAATCCAAAGTCGGCCAATCGATCCGCTTGCACACGATGGATTACATCGAAGGCAACGCCCAAGGTGGCGGTCGGTTGACGCCGCGGTTGGTCGGATTTGCGACCGAGCCGGAGCGGCAGTTCTTTGACCTGTTTTGCAGCGTGGACGGAGTCGGGGTGAAAAAGGCATTGCGCGCGATGGTCCGTCCGGTCAAAGAGTTGGCGGTGATGATCGAACAGCAAGACGCCAAGGGGTTGTCAGCCTTGCCGGGGATCGGTCCGGCAACGAGCGAACGGATCATCGCCAAACTGAGACGCAAGATGCCGCGGTTTGCCTTGATGGTCGACCAGGCCGGCCCGGCGGGCGAGACGGATTCGGAAAGCAATCAAGTGGTCAGCGAAACCTTTGACGCGTTGGTCACGCTGGGGCACGCCGAGGCCGAAGCGCGGCGGTTGATCGATGAAGCGTTGGCAACCAAGAAGAAGTTCAAAGACACCGAAGCGTTGCTGACGGCGATCTATCAAAAGTCGATCTAG
- a CDS encoding zinc metallopeptidase, with translation MFPFDPMYLLFIAPPLLLGLFAQWRVKSTFASMSQVGARMSGAQAARQMLDSAGLHQVGIEQVAGHLSDHYDPRAKVLRLSPEVYGGRSMAALGVACHEAGHAFQDAKGYAPLTIRNMAVPAANFGSNIGVTLATIGLFLSYQTPTIGNALLLLGIVLFAGVVFFQVVNLPVEFDASNRARRHLVSANLISANEEHFVAKVLNAAALTYVAGTLQAIMTLAYFIFRFMGDRR, from the coding sequence ATGTTCCCTTTTGATCCGATGTACCTGCTTTTCATCGCCCCTCCGCTGCTCTTGGGCCTGTTCGCCCAGTGGCGGGTCAAAAGCACGTTTGCCTCGATGTCGCAGGTCGGCGCTCGAATGAGCGGTGCCCAGGCGGCGCGGCAGATGCTGGATTCCGCCGGCCTGCACCAAGTGGGGATCGAGCAGGTGGCCGGTCACTTGAGCGACCACTACGACCCCCGCGCGAAAGTGCTGCGACTGAGTCCCGAGGTTTACGGGGGGCGTTCGATGGCTGCGCTGGGGGTGGCCTGTCACGAAGCCGGCCACGCATTCCAAGATGCCAAAGGCTACGCGCCGCTGACGATCCGCAACATGGCCGTCCCGGCGGCGAACTTTGGCAGCAACATCGGCGTGACCCTGGCCACCATCGGGCTGTTCCTCAGCTACCAGACCCCGACAATCGGCAACGCGCTGCTGCTGTTGGGGATCGTCCTGTTCGCCGGCGTGGTGTTTTTCCAAGTCGTCAACTTGCCGGTCGAATTCGATGCGAGCAATCGGGCGCGACGCCATCTGGTTTCGGCGAATTTAATTTCGGCCAACGAAGAACACTTCGTGGCCAAAGTGCTGAACGCCGCCGCGCTGACCTACGTCGCCGGGACGTTGCAAGCGATCATGACGCTGGCCTACTTCATTTTCCGTTTCATGGGTGACCGTCGCTAA
- a CDS encoding rhomboid family intramembrane serine protease: MTLSHMQKEFYRIGVLLLAMWLVRIVDATIPYALADHGLQPRQWSGLPGIVTMPFLHGNFSHLFSNTVSLGILLGLLVWSRKSPWVLAALTSVVGATLLWLVGRDANHIGASGLVFGLIGLLIVGGFLNRRLIPVGVAIVVGILFGGTLLSGILPGSDTEVSWEGHLCGLVGGAAVAFFASEEAGRWRIRG, from the coding sequence ATGACGTTGTCGCACATGCAGAAGGAGTTCTATCGGATCGGCGTCTTGCTGCTGGCGATGTGGCTGGTGCGGATCGTCGACGCCACGATCCCGTATGCTTTGGCAGACCATGGATTGCAGCCGCGGCAATGGAGCGGATTGCCGGGGATCGTGACGATGCCGTTTCTGCACGGCAACTTCAGCCATCTGTTTAGCAACACGGTGTCACTGGGGATCTTGCTGGGACTGCTGGTTTGGTCGCGCAAGTCCCCTTGGGTGCTGGCCGCGTTGACGTCGGTGGTCGGCGCGACGCTGCTTTGGCTGGTCGGCCGGGACGCGAATCACATCGGTGCGAGCGGTTTGGTGTTCGGGCTGATCGGATTGCTGATCGTCGGTGGTTTCCTGAATCGCCGCTTAATTCCGGTCGGCGTCGCCATCGTGGTCGGGATCCTGTTCGGCGGAACGCTGCTGTCGGGAATCCTGCCGGGCAGCGACACGGAGGTTTCCTGGGAAGGCCACCTGTGCGGATTAGTCGGCGGCGCGGCGGTCGCGTTTTTTGCCAGTGAAGAAGCCGGGCGGTGGCGGATCCGGGGGTAA
- a CDS encoding 3-dehydroquinate synthase produces the protein MILRPSNPKRHSSHSPVSVAEPIITSSPSTRPSPSGTSDDDASLDVPFAVPFVHRLRTTTEIAGDDFPTLLKLVTHGSFGDAKVLVVAERPVADAASQVGTLATRLGESPGVNLVRDVVLVEGGEAVKNDSACVDQVLAEINAHDLDRRSYVIAIGGGAMLDAVGYAAAIAHRGIRLIRLPTTTLAQGDSGVGVKNAINYFGKKNWVGTFSVPWAVINDASLLETLPDRDFCSGFSESVKVSLLKSRAEFDWLCDHADQIRRREMPFATRAIATSCTLHLRHITEGGDPFEMLEARPLDFGHWSAHKLEPITDFEIRHGEAVAIGVAIDCFYSHLKLGFPIEDVRRVCECMHTLGLPLWHEALSPLDRLLDGLEEFRQHLGGRLTITMLRGVGESVDVHEIDTPAMAQAIEMLRSESERIAGQS, from the coding sequence GTGATCCTGCGACCCTCCAATCCCAAACGTCACTCGTCCCACTCCCCAGTCTCCGTCGCGGAACCGATCATCACCAGCTCTCCTTCCACGCGTCCATCACCCTCGGGAACCAGCGATGATGACGCATCGCTGGACGTCCCGTTTGCCGTTCCATTCGTCCACCGACTGCGGACGACGACCGAAATCGCGGGCGATGACTTCCCGACGCTGCTGAAACTGGTGACCCACGGCAGCTTCGGTGACGCCAAGGTGCTGGTGGTGGCCGAACGCCCGGTGGCCGACGCGGCGTCCCAGGTTGGAACCCTTGCGACGCGATTGGGCGAAAGCCCCGGCGTCAACCTGGTCCGTGACGTCGTGCTGGTCGAAGGCGGTGAAGCGGTCAAAAACGATTCGGCGTGCGTGGACCAGGTCCTGGCGGAAATCAATGCCCACGATTTGGACCGCCGCAGCTATGTGATCGCCATCGGCGGCGGTGCGATGCTAGATGCCGTCGGTTATGCCGCCGCGATCGCGCACCGTGGCATCCGACTGATCCGGCTGCCGACGACCACGCTGGCTCAAGGCGACAGCGGGGTCGGCGTGAAGAACGCGATCAATTACTTCGGCAAAAAGAATTGGGTCGGAACGTTCAGCGTTCCCTGGGCGGTCATCAACGACGCCTCGCTGCTGGAAACATTGCCGGACCGTGACTTCTGCAGCGGATTCAGCGAGTCGGTCAAGGTGTCGCTGCTGAAGAGCCGCGCGGAGTTCGACTGGCTGTGCGACCACGCCGATCAGATTCGCCGACGTGAGATGCCGTTTGCGACCAGGGCGATTGCGACCAGTTGCACATTACACCTGCGACACATCACCGAGGGCGGCGACCCCTTTGAAATGCTGGAGGCCCGGCCGCTGGATTTCGGACATTGGTCGGCGCACAAACTGGAACCGATCACGGACTTTGAGATCCGCCACGGGGAAGCCGTCGCGATCGGCGTCGCGATCGATTGCTTCTACTCGCATCTAAAACTCGGCTTCCCGATCGAGGATGTGCGGCGCGTGTGCGAGTGCATGCATACACTGGGGTTGCCGCTGTGGCACGAGGCGCTCTCGCCGCTGGATCGCTTGCTTGATGGGCTGGAAGAGTTCCGCCAGCACCTCGGCGGTCGCTTGACGATCACGATGTTGCGGGGTGTCGGCGAAAGTGTCGATGTGCATGAAATCGACACGCCGGCGATGGCCCAGGCGATCGAAATGCTGCGCAGCGAAAGCGAACGGATCGCCGGTCAAAGCTGA
- a CDS encoding DUF58 domain-containing protein — MNDALRQITEGQFQAYSKLPWLMLVVFAVPLAIAAWRFRTYPTRLWIAVLTLTLIGSVWTVFSPDGFIWVAALDWLLLIVAAVDFLSIYLATNRGIDASRDIARSCSLGVPVESHLTIENRSGITLVGHVRDDLPDEFHSSPDQHTLRLPPRGRVSFRRKLTPGRRGAFQLQHVALRFFSPLRLWHRYIQIPLESELNVYPNMKQLSDYALLARTNRLSLIGVRRTRRIGQDSDFERLRDYSRDDNFRHIDWRSTARRNKLTVRQFQSDQSQRVIFLLDCGRMMTNTRDGYTLLDHAMNAALMMAYVALHQGDSVGMLCFSDSVHAFIPPHGGKSQMNRLIHACFDQFPRMVESRYDQAFLYLRNHCKRRSLVVLATNIIDEVNAAAVTDYLGNINGQHLPMGVILRDRTLYDAADHPDGDEMNLYRAAAAADILIWRDQVLKDLEHRGVLMVDTFPDELTAPLVNQYLEIKAKHLL; from the coding sequence ATGAACGATGCTCTCCGTCAAATCACCGAAGGCCAATTCCAAGCCTACAGCAAGCTGCCTTGGCTGATGCTTGTGGTGTTCGCCGTGCCGCTGGCCATCGCGGCATGGCGTTTCCGCACCTATCCGACGCGGCTGTGGATCGCGGTGCTGACCCTCACCCTGATCGGCAGCGTCTGGACAGTCTTTTCACCCGACGGATTCATTTGGGTGGCGGCACTCGATTGGCTGCTATTGATCGTGGCCGCGGTGGACTTTCTGTCCATCTATCTGGCGACCAACCGCGGCATCGACGCCAGTCGCGACATCGCCCGATCGTGTTCGCTGGGCGTTCCGGTTGAAAGCCATCTAACGATCGAAAACCGCAGCGGCATCACCCTGGTCGGTCACGTCCGCGACGACTTGCCGGACGAATTCCACTCCAGCCCCGATCAGCACACGTTGCGGCTGCCGCCCCGGGGACGCGTCAGCTTTCGACGCAAGCTGACCCCCGGCCGGCGCGGCGCATTCCAACTACAACACGTTGCGCTGCGTTTCTTCAGCCCGCTTCGGCTGTGGCACCGCTACATCCAGATCCCACTGGAAAGCGAGTTGAACGTTTACCCGAACATGAAGCAGTTGAGCGACTATGCGTTGCTCGCCCGCACCAATCGCCTGAGCCTGATCGGGGTCCGACGCACGCGGCGGATCGGCCAGGACAGCGACTTCGAACGATTGCGGGACTACAGCCGAGACGACAACTTTCGCCACATCGATTGGCGCAGCACCGCACGTCGCAACAAATTGACGGTCCGGCAGTTCCAGAGCGACCAAAGCCAGCGGGTGATTTTCCTGCTCGATTGCGGCCGAATGATGACCAACACTCGCGACGGGTACACGCTGTTGGACCACGCGATGAACGCCGCGCTGATGATGGCTTATGTCGCGCTGCACCAAGGCGACTCGGTGGGGATGCTGTGCTTTTCCGATTCCGTGCACGCCTTCATCCCTCCCCACGGCGGCAAGAGTCAGATGAACCGCTTGATCCATGCCTGCTTTGACCAGTTCCCCCGGATGGTCGAATCACGCTATGACCAAGCGTTCCTGTACCTGCGAAACCACTGCAAACGCCGCTCGCTGGTCGTCCTGGCGACCAACATCATCGACGAAGTCAACGCCGCGGCGGTCACCGATTACCTGGGCAATATCAACGGCCAGCACCTGCCGATGGGCGTGATCCTGCGCGACCGCACGCTGTACGACGCCGCCGACCATCCCGACGGGGACGAAATGAACCTGTACCGCGCCGCTGCGGCGGCCGACATCCTGATCTGGCGCGACCAAGTGCTGAAGGACCTGGAACACCGTGGCGTCCTGATGGTCGACACGTTTCCGGACGAGCTGACTGCGCCGCTGGTCAATCAGTATTTGGAGATCAAGGCGAAGCACTTGCTGTAG
- the groL gene encoding chaperonin GroEL (60 kDa chaperone family; promotes refolding of misfolded polypeptides especially under stressful conditions; forms two stacked rings of heptamers to form a barrel-shaped 14mer; ends can be capped by GroES; misfolded proteins enter the barrel where they are refolded when GroES binds) produces MAKIIAFEQEAREAIRRGVSKLARTVKVTLGPKGRNVILQKSFGSPTVTKDGVTVAKEIDLEDVYENMGARMVREVASKTSDVAGDGTTTATVMAEAIFNEGLKAVVAGVNPIQMKMGIEKAVADLTGKLHSMATKVKDQAAMADVATIASNNDREIGELLADAMSKVGKDGVITVDEGKSLQTEQEWVEGMQFDRGYLSPYFVTDSASMEAVLEDAYILVFEKKISSIKDMVPMLEKVVQQGKPLLIIAEDVDGEALATLVINRLRGTFNVCAVKAPGYGDRRKAMMEDIAILTGGQAIFEALGIKLESVDLPQLGRAKKIIIDKDNTTIIEGAGKSSDIKARIDQIRREIENSTSDYDREKLEERLAKLAGGVAKVNVGAATESEMKEKKARVEDALHATRAAVEEGILPGGGVALLRASSSVKPGDDLSDDEKVGYNIVLRSCRAPLHMIAQNAGQDGGIVCEKVAAMKGNGGYNALTDTYEDLVKAGVIDPTKVTRTALGNAASVATLLLTSDALVAEKPKEGAKGHGGDHDMY; encoded by the coding sequence ATGGCAAAGATCATTGCATTTGAGCAGGAAGCCCGTGAGGCGATCCGCCGAGGCGTTTCCAAACTGGCACGCACCGTCAAGGTCACCCTGGGCCCGAAAGGCCGCAACGTGATCCTTCAAAAGAGTTTCGGCAGCCCGACGGTCACCAAAGACGGTGTCACCGTGGCCAAAGAAATCGATCTCGAAGACGTCTATGAAAACATGGGCGCCCGGATGGTTCGCGAAGTCGCCAGCAAGACCAGCGACGTCGCCGGCGACGGAACCACCACCGCGACCGTGATGGCCGAAGCGATCTTCAACGAAGGCCTGAAGGCAGTCGTCGCCGGTGTGAACCCGATCCAAATGAAGATGGGGATCGAAAAAGCCGTTGCCGATCTGACCGGCAAGCTGCACTCGATGGCCACCAAGGTCAAAGACCAAGCCGCGATGGCAGACGTCGCCACGATCGCCAGCAACAACGACCGCGAAATCGGCGAATTGCTGGCCGACGCGATGAGCAAGGTCGGTAAGGACGGCGTCATCACCGTCGACGAAGGCAAGAGCCTGCAAACCGAGCAGGAATGGGTCGAAGGGATGCAGTTCGATCGCGGCTACCTGTCGCCCTACTTCGTCACCGACAGCGCCAGCATGGAAGCCGTCCTGGAAGACGCCTACATCCTGGTCTTTGAAAAGAAAATCAGCAGCATCAAGGACATGGTTCCGATGCTGGAAAAGGTCGTTCAACAGGGCAAGCCGCTGTTGATCATCGCCGAAGACGTCGACGGTGAAGCACTGGCAACCTTGGTCATCAACCGTCTGCGTGGCACCTTCAATGTCTGTGCCGTCAAGGCGCCCGGCTACGGCGACCGACGCAAGGCCATGATGGAAGACATCGCCATCCTGACCGGCGGACAAGCCATCTTCGAAGCTCTGGGCATCAAGCTCGAAAGCGTCGACCTGCCGCAACTCGGTCGTGCCAAGAAGATCATCATCGACAAAGACAACACGACCATCATCGAAGGTGCCGGAAAGAGCAGCGACATCAAAGCTCGCATCGACCAGATCCGTCGCGAAATCGAAAACAGCACCAGCGACTACGATCGCGAAAAGCTGGAAGAGCGATTGGCCAAGCTGGCCGGCGGTGTCGCCAAGGTCAACGTCGGTGCCGCGACCGAAAGCGAGATGAAGGAAAAGAAGGCTCGTGTCGAAGACGCCCTGCACGCAACCCGTGCCGCCGTCGAAGAAGGCATCCTGCCCGGTGGCGGTGTCGCACTGCTGCGTGCCAGCAGCAGCGTCAAACCCGGCGACGACCTGAGCGACGACGAAAAGGTCGGTTACAACATCGTGCTGCGTTCCTGCCGCGCCCCGCTGCACATGATCGCTCAAAACGCCGGCCAAGACGGCGGGATCGTTTGCGAAAAGGTCGCTGCGATGAAGGGCAACGGCGGATACAACGCGCTGACCGATACCTACGAAGACCTGGTCAAGGCCGGTGTCATCGACCCGACCAAGGTCACCCGGACCGCACTGGGCAACGCCGCCAGCGTCGCCACCTTGTTGCTGACCAGTGACGCCCTGGTCGCCGAAAAACCCAAAGAAGGTGCCAAGGGCCACGGCGGCGATCACGACATGTATTGA
- a CDS encoding alpha/beta hydrolase: MLAPTPPSFLLALFVAAGLIVGGPTDESIAQEPDKYEHGPDSQPNDAVPHGTVTQHVWPESKVFPGTKRRYSIYVPAQYDGKTPAALMVFQDGHTFEGTRGDYRVPVVFDNLIAKGDMPVTIAVMIDPGYTSELPEKRGWRPRPENRSVEYDTVSGDYAEFLLTEILPAVEKDYRITANPDLRAICGNSSGGICAFGVAWHRPDQFRKVLSHIGSFVNIRGGHHYAAMIRKTDPKPLRVLLQDGANDLDNQHGNWPLANQQMAKSLEFAGYDYKFVFGTGAHDGNHGGAIFPDSLRWLWRGWKELTP; the protein is encoded by the coding sequence ATGCTTGCACCCACCCCTCCGTCGTTTCTTCTTGCCCTGTTCGTCGCTGCCGGGCTAATCGTCGGCGGCCCCACCGACGAGTCGATCGCCCAAGAGCCTGACAAGTACGAACACGGCCCAGATTCCCAGCCCAACGACGCGGTCCCACATGGAACGGTCACACAGCACGTGTGGCCAGAGAGCAAGGTTTTTCCCGGGACCAAACGGCGTTACAGCATTTACGTTCCGGCGCAATATGATGGCAAAACGCCTGCCGCTTTGATGGTGTTCCAGGACGGGCATACCTTCGAAGGCACCCGGGGCGACTATCGCGTGCCGGTCGTGTTCGACAATTTGATTGCCAAGGGCGACATGCCGGTGACGATCGCCGTGATGATCGATCCGGGATACACGAGCGAGCTACCGGAGAAACGTGGCTGGCGGCCGCGGCCGGAAAACCGCAGCGTCGAATACGACACCGTCAGCGGTGACTACGCCGAGTTCCTGCTCACAGAAATCCTGCCGGCCGTCGAAAAGGACTATCGCATCACCGCCAATCCCGACCTGCGGGCGATCTGCGGCAACAGTTCCGGCGGCATCTGTGCCTTCGGCGTCGCCTGGCATCGGCCGGACCAGTTTCGCAAGGTGCTGAGCCACATCGGCAGTTTTGTCAACATCCGCGGCGGTCACCACTACGCCGCGATGATCCGCAAGACCGATCCAAAGCCGCTACGGGTGTTGCTGCAAGACGGCGCCAACGACCTGGACAACCAGCACGGCAATTGGCCGCTGGCGAACCAACAGATGGCCAAGTCGCTTGAGTTTGCCGGTTACGATTACAAGTTCGTGTTTGGCACGGGCGCCCATGACGGAAACCATGGTGGAGCCATTTTCCCCGACTCGCTGCGATGGCTGTGGCGGGGCTGGAAGGAGTTGACGCCGTGA
- the groES gene encoding co-chaperone GroES, which produces MATATKKKASVRLQPIGERIVVQREEVEETTAGGIVLPDSAREKPARGTVVAIGTGKLLDDGTRGQSQLSEGDHVLFSSYAGETVEIDGEEYLLMREDDVLAVIG; this is translated from the coding sequence ATGGCGACTGCCACCAAGAAAAAGGCTTCCGTTCGTCTGCAACCGATCGGCGAGCGAATCGTGGTCCAGCGTGAAGAAGTCGAAGAAACGACCGCCGGCGGGATCGTCCTGCCCGATTCGGCCCGCGAAAAACCGGCCCGCGGCACCGTCGTGGCGATCGGCACGGGCAAGTTGCTCGACGACGGAACCCGTGGACAAAGCCAGCTTTCCGAGGGCGACCACGTCCTGTTCAGCAGCTACGCCGGCGAGACGGTCGAAATCGATGGCGAAGAGTACCTGCTGATGCGTGAAGACGACGTCCTGGCGGTGATCGGCTGA
- the ruvC gene encoding crossover junction endodeoxyribonuclease RuvC, whose protein sequence is MGIDPGLNTTGYGVIRVRRGQFQLIEAGIVRSKAKASIESRLLEIHSGVAEVIEQHQPDFLALEQLFSHYSRPKTAILMGHARGVICLAAGAAGVPVKSFEPTKVKKVMTGNGHAPKHQMQLAVKLQLNLAEVPEPADVADALAIAVCGFHLSHNPLFA, encoded by the coding sequence CTGGGCATCGACCCGGGATTGAACACGACCGGTTACGGCGTCATCCGTGTCCGTCGCGGCCAGTTCCAATTGATCGAAGCGGGGATCGTGCGCAGCAAGGCCAAGGCATCGATCGAATCGCGGTTGCTTGAGATCCACTCCGGCGTGGCGGAAGTCATCGAGCAGCACCAGCCCGACTTCCTGGCCCTGGAGCAGTTGTTTTCCCACTACTCGCGGCCCAAGACCGCGATCTTGATGGGCCACGCTCGCGGAGTGATCTGTCTGGCCGCCGGGGCAGCTGGCGTGCCCGTGAAAAGCTTTGAACCCACCAAGGTCAAGAAGGTCATGACCGGCAACGGGCACGCGCCCAAGCACCAAATGCAACTGGCGGTGAAGTTGCAATTGAATTTGGCCGAAGTCCCCGAGCCGGCCGACGTCGCCGACGCCCTGGCGATCGCCGTCTGCGGTTTCCACCTCAGCCACAATCCGCTGTTCGCATAG
- the cysS gene encoding cysteine--tRNA ligase, producing the protein MTKPASQLRVYNTLTKTKEPFEPLSPPAVGIYLCGPTVYAESHIGHMVGPVIFDTVKRYLRYSGYQPTWVVNITDVDDKLINKSKERELPVSQIATEMTADYMANLRELGVNQIDFMPRATDHMPQIIGFIERLIEKGHAYEVDGDVFFDVVKDPNYGQLSNRSVDDQQGEGGEAAAKKRSSGDFALWKSAKPGEISWDSPWGRGRPGWHIECSAMSHEILGKTFDIHGGGLDLMFPHHENELAQSGCCHDAPMVKYWMHNGLMRSEGKGKLGGKGDREESAEEAAAGKISRSKGDGGLSALIRRHTGTRIRFFLLRTHYRSTILYSEAGLEEAGAALDGFYRLFERFEEITGISYYDDDGLKPAKTRSEGEFDPGKDALLEQVHSLREKFVAAMDDDFNTGAAISVLFDWLRLLNRYLNENTLAKGADTSSPEVVALIAAVRSMKELTNVLGLFGKPPVAGGGDEVAQELLDKTIHLLIDLRKEARERKDYATGDAIRNRLGELGVALLDKKEGTSWELT; encoded by the coding sequence GTGACAAAGCCAGCCAGCCAGCTTCGCGTCTACAACACGCTGACGAAAACCAAAGAGCCCTTCGAGCCGCTTTCTCCGCCCGCGGTGGGGATCTACCTGTGTGGACCGACGGTGTATGCCGAATCGCACATCGGCCACATGGTCGGCCCGGTCATCTTTGACACCGTCAAGCGTTACTTGCGTTACAGCGGATACCAGCCGACGTGGGTGGTGAACATCACCGACGTCGACGACAAGCTGATCAACAAGAGCAAGGAACGAGAGCTGCCGGTGTCCCAGATCGCGACGGAGATGACGGCCGACTACATGGCAAATCTCCGCGAACTGGGCGTCAACCAGATCGATTTCATGCCGCGGGCGACCGATCACATGCCCCAGATCATCGGCTTCATCGAGCGGCTGATCGAAAAAGGTCACGCCTATGAAGTCGACGGCGACGTCTTCTTCGACGTCGTCAAAGACCCCAACTACGGTCAGCTTTCCAACCGCAGCGTCGATGACCAGCAGGGTGAAGGCGGCGAGGCGGCTGCGAAGAAACGTTCTTCCGGCGACTTCGCACTCTGGAAATCGGCCAAGCCCGGCGAAATCTCGTGGGACAGCCCCTGGGGACGCGGCCGACCCGGCTGGCATATCGAGTGCTCGGCGATGAGCCACGAAATCTTGGGCAAGACCTTCGATATCCACGGCGGCGGGCTGGACCTGATGTTCCCGCACCACGAGAACGAACTGGCGCAAAGCGGATGCTGCCACGACGCCCCGATGGTCAAGTATTGGATGCACAACGGGCTGATGCGTTCCGAGGGTAAGGGAAAGCTGGGCGGCAAGGGCGACCGCGAAGAATCGGCCGAAGAGGCGGCGGCGGGAAAGATCAGCCGCTCCAAGGGCGACGGCGGATTGAGCGCCCTGATCCGACGCCACACCGGAACCCGGATTCGGTTCTTCTTGCTGCGAACCCATTACCGCAGCACCATCCTGTACAGCGAAGCGGGCCTGGAAGAAGCCGGTGCTGCATTGGACGGTTTCTATCGGCTGTTCGAGCGGTTCGAAGAGATCACGGGAATCTCCTATTACGACGACGACGGTCTGAAGCCCGCCAAGACGCGGTCCGAGGGCGAATTTGATCCCGGCAAAGACGCCTTGTTGGAACAGGTCCACTCGCTGCGAGAGAAGTTCGTCGCCGCGATGGACGATGACTTCAACACCGGGGCGGCGATCAGCGTGCTGTTCGACTGGTTGCGTCTGCTGAATCGTTATCTGAATGAAAACACGCTCGCCAAAGGGGCAGACACTTCGTCGCCCGAGGTCGTCGCTCTGATCGCGGCCGTGCGTTCGATGAAAGAGCTGACCAATGTGTTGGGACTGTTCGGCAAGCCGCCGGTCGCCGGCGGCGGCGATGAAGTCGCCCAGGAGTTGCTCGACAAGACGATTCACTTGTTGATCGATCTTCGCAAGGAAGCCCGGGAGCGGAAAGATTATGCGACCGGGGACGCCATCCGAAATCGTCTCGGCGAACTCGGCGTGGCACTGTTGGACAAGAAAGAAGGCACCAGCTGGGAATTGACCTGA